A region of the Perognathus longimembris pacificus isolate PPM17 chromosome 7, ASM2315922v1, whole genome shotgun sequence genome:
tgtcacttgaggcacagcttcacttccagttttttgttttttgtcagtcaatcatggagcttgaactcagggcctgggcactgtccctgaggctttttgctcaaggctagtgctctacaactttgagccacagttccacttctggctttctggtgtttaattggaaatgagagtatcacagactttcttgcccaggctggcttcaaactgattctcagatctcagcctcctgagtagcaactaagattccaggtgtgagccagtagtgcctggctgacttccatttttgttgttgttgttttcttgttagttggagataagagtcttagggcctttcttgcctgggttggctttaaccacaatcctcagatctcaacttcctgggtagctaggattacagatgtgaggctcCATTCATATTATCTACATTCAGATCCCatgcagaagaagctggaagctaCTTGCCCCAGATCCAAGAGGCAGATCTGGGGCAAGCAGCTTCTACCCTCTCCAGACAATAAATACTATGTCATTCAATCACAGCCATGTGACACAGGTGCTATTTTTATCTGGTTTTCATTTGAGGAGGCTGGGCCTCAGTGGGGTGGGATGATTGGCCAAGGTTACAGATTCGTAAGAACAAGCAGGTGGAGGTCTAACAGCTGTTCTTTCTACCCTGTCACTGCTGGCTTCTGATACCCAGCTCCAGTTGGAAGCCAGGAGGAACAATAGCCTTGTCCTTGTTTGTTcttgccttttctcttccctctattctttctctttcagaAACCTTACTGAGGCAATACAGATATTTGAAATTCAAGGAAAAGGCTCATGCAGTGCTTAAAAACTGCCTCACAGGAACCTGCCTCCTATGTTTCTGTGGGCTGTACTGTTACTCCGGCCCCATGATCTTTGGGGGACTAGTTTTTGGAAAGTTcttagttttgttctttttaatttgtgttgagatagggtttcactatgtagcacTGGCTGGCCTGGAGCTCACTATGTAGTCCTTGACAGCCTCAAGCTTGTGATTCTTCTGGCTCTGCCTCCCTAGTGCTGAGATTATACGTGTGTGCCAACACTCCTGGCCTAAGCTTTGTTCTTTATCAATGTGCTTGTGCGATGTTGTTGCGAATGTTAGAGATAATAGATATTCAAGAGGACTGGGAGCCATGAATCCTAAATCTTTGGCACATTTATcattattaattgtcaaagtgatgtacagaggggtcatggTTTCATatgtatggtagtgagtacatttcttatccaatttgttgcctcttccctcatttttctccctttggcACATTTTTGTCCCCATGAATTGGTGATTGAACACACAGCCTCAGgattgctgggcaagtgctctaacacttgagccatgctccagtcAAAATCTTCTACTTTACCCTGTGCCCTCAAACTTGGGGCCTCTCAGTCTCGCTTTCTCACTCAAGGgtgggattctaccacttgagccacagctttttttccagatgttttttgctggttaattgaagataagacagactttcctgccctgagtgGCTtccattcagatctcagcctcttgagtagctaggattataggtgtgagccaccagtaaccaACTGTTCTATGTCTCTGCATATGTAAGTCACTGTCTTTAGATAGACTTGTCTATAGACCTTTTTCTGAAAGCTTTAATAGTCTTCACTTTCATAAGTGGAAGCAGTAGATAGAtgctatttctttaaatttaaaaaaagggaagTCAAATTGGACAGATTCATATGAAGTAAAAAGTTAAAAACCTTTGTccttctccccacccacccccaacccccacccttctttttgccagtcctggggcttgaattcagggtctgggtactgtccctgagcctctctgtgttcaaggctagcactctaccacttgagccacagcaccacttttggctttttctgtttatgtggtactgaggaatcgaacccagggtttcacacatgttaggcaagcactctaccactaagccacattcccagcccttctctcccATCCTTGTTATTAAGGTAATACTTGATACCAGTTAGTTATGTTCTTTCCAGTGTATTAAATATATGCAAGTGTGCTGGGTATAGTGACACACAGGCCTGTAATTTAACTCATAGGCAGAGGCAGGAACATTGAGTTTAGACTAAcctgggctgcatagtgagaccctgtctgaaaaggTAATACAGGACTAGAAATATACAATCCTcattatgcatgcatgtatgtacacacacacatatatacacacacacacacacacatatttatgttaTGTACACTGGAATTCCCTCAACATGGCTTTGGTGTCCTGGAATCCATGAAACATAGTCTAGGATCTTTCACTTGTTTTAGCTATCTTTTGTCAGTATGTAAAGGTTTACtgattgtttttaattgttttctaatttatttagtATCCCACTGattacttgcttttttcttttcagttgtggggcttgaacttggggcctggatgctgtccctgagctcttttgctcatggatagtgctctattcttagagccacagcaccacttctagtttttgagtggttaattggagataagagtctcatggggacttttctgcccaggctggctttgaactgcgatcctcagatcttagcctcctaagtagctaggattacaggccaccagcacctagctcctgCTGTCTTTTTAAAAGCAGGTACATACCCACAGTCTTTCATTTTTGAActtttcaggaaaagaaaaaaaagaaacatcgaGACAGGAAGTCGTCTGACTCTGACAGCTCGGACTCGGACAGTGATACTGGCAAGAGGGCACGGCATGCATCAAAAGACGGCAAAAcatcaaagaagaagaagaagaagaagaagcataaGAAGAAGCACAAGGAGTGAGCAGAGGAcacgtgggggtggggagagaatggGGAGCCAGGAGCATCGGGCTTGAAGCCCTGCCTCCTGGAAAGACTCTGTGGTGAGAAGGTGGTCTCCCACCCATTGACTTCTCCTGGAAATGGCTTCTTCATGCAGCAGGCAGATTTGGGAGCTAGAGGCCAAAGGCAGATGCCTGAAttgagttgttttctttctttcttttttttttttgccagtcctggagcttgaactccaggcccaggctcagaccctgagcttcttttgctcaaggctagcactccaccactagagccacagcgccacttctggccttttcatgtatgtggtactgaggaattgaacccagggcttcatgcatgctaggcaagcactctaccattaagctacatccccagcccttgagttgttttcttttgttcctgaCTCCTTTGCAAGTGTCCCCTGCAGCCTGCCATTCATTTACCTAGCTTCTTCCATACAGCTGCCACTGCCTGAGCTGGATTCCTTTACAGGAGTTCAGTCTAGAGCCCCAGGAAGTGCTGTGGTGAGCTTGGCTGTTGCTGGGGAAGTGATGGAGCCCTTCCTGTTGGCCTGTACTGGCCAGTTGGTGGGTAGTCTCTGCTGCCTCCTCCAGGGTAGGAGCAGAAGGCAAGAGGCCAGCAGTGGGTGGGAGAACATGGGAAGAAGTGGCATTCACTTTTTCCATGTCCTGTGCTCGAAGTGACAGCCAGTGGCCACAGCCAGAGAACAGTCATTTGCTGTGTGACTTATCTCGTGTATGACATTCCAGCAGGCCGCTGAACCAGACATCTGAAGCCAAGATCATTgctctattttctatttattactATTTGAGTCTAATTCCACTTCAGGCCCCTGCTTAAATTCCTGGCACTAAATGGAAGTGTGTTTGGTTTTAAATTTACCAAAAGCCCTTATTCTTATCCTTGTCTCTGGGTAAATTAACAGACTTCAAAGTCACTAAGCATGCATTAGCTGACCAAAGAGCATTTAATATGTTACCTACGTCCTTGGAGAAGGGCCCAGCTGAAGTACAGAGCAGAGGAGCTAGCAAGTCACTGCCTTCTTGGGAGCTCACTTGTAAGCCCTTGCTTCTATACTGATCAGATGACCTTTTACCCCAGAGTCTTATGTGCCAATCAGATGACCTTTTCCCCAGAGTCTTTTAGAGAACAAGGAATAGCTTGGAACCTTGGGTATTAGCCTGAGGTATAGGTGAGAGCATGTTGTCTTAGGCAGTGAAGATCTCCCACCAAAGTGGCACAAGCTTGGATCCCGTGTACCTAGCCTGAATTCCCTAGAGAGCTAATATTTAGAACAGGATAGGCCTAAGGCTTGTGACAGGGCAGTGGCCAAGCCTGGGACACTTCAGCACAGACACGACCAGCTCATTTAAGGTGATGTCTAGATGCAGCTGTTCCATTATTGAGTGTGTAAGGCAGTCTGGCTTGCTGGCCCTGAGACGGTCAGTCCATTTCAGCTTCTCATCCAGGGCTTCATCCTGATAGCCTTGAGGCAGCCACACAGGGGAAACAATTCCCAGAGCCATGTCACGAACAGCAAACGGCACCAGCGTGGCCTTCGCTCTGCTTTATTGACTTCAGTGTACCCTTTGGATatcatttagaaaacaaaaaaatcatatacacaGTAGGAAGAGGAACTGGATCTAGGCTGGTGCCACTGACCCAAAGAATTCCCCAACCAAAGTGGATTTATACAAAAtgccagagggaaaaaaaaatgaggcaatgCGGTGCTGAGTCAGTGGGTAGCCAGTTGGCAGAGGGGCAGTCCATGATGGCGTGGGCAGGTCATGCCTCCTTCTCGTAGGTTCGAACGCTCACTGCACTGCCATGGGTGAGTGTctggaaggaaagacagagacgggacaagggggtgggggggcttgcactctcctcttccctcatccccTCATTTCAGTCTGGCATATAGAGCCAAGCCCATGCTCTCACTGTAGTCTTGAGTACCCAGTGAGTATTTGGTCCTGCATGTTATAATCTTACAAACTAGACCCCTCACTCCCAATCCCAGCCTCATTACAGTGCGAGAAGTCAGCACATTCTGCTGACGCAAGGACGTCAGCAGTGTAGAGGCCCCACTGAGTTAGGGGACTGAGTGGCTGCTCCTGGTATGCTCCTGGGTCTGAGGACAGTTCGGTGAAGGCTCCATTGGGAGTACAGTCCCTAAACTCATCCATGGTCCCAGACATAGACCGCACTGAGAGGAGGTGGGCTTGGGATGGCGAAGGCTCCTGCTGGTCAGTGCCCTCATGGAACACCAGCCTGCCCTGCACGTGATCGTGGATGGGGTGGGAAGAGGGAGCTGCTCCTAGAGAGCCCTGCTTGCTGCCTCTTAGAGGAGGTGAGACAGCAACAGGAGGGAGAAATGAAGGTTGTAGGTCACCAGCCCTATTCCTCCCACCTCCCTGATGCTTTCTGCTATGTACACACAGTCTCTTTCCGAGTTCTCAGCAGCCCGCAAAGGTTGCTGTGGTGATTGCTCATTTTACAGTCTCACATAAAGTGAGGCTTTAATCCTAGCCCTGTGTGATGCCAACCCTGCGTCTTGTGTCCCATCTTCAGCAGCTCTTAGAGGCTCTGACTTTCCAGAACAGGCTTCACTGAAGGGGCAGTGTAGTCACTAAGCAGGAGAGGCTCCCAACTTGCCCGTCTTACCAGGATGAGTTTTCCGTCACTTAGCTCCCGTACAAGCGTCGTCTCTTGCCCATCCCACTTCTGCACGTGGATAAGTTTGCCTCCATCCAGCGTCACAATGGACTGTGGAAAAAGGGTTGAGGCATGAGCAGTGATCTTGAGCCAGGATGGAGGGGCAGGGATGGGTTCAGGGCCACAGAGGCCAGGCTCTAATCCAAACTCTAGTGATAGTGCTAGTAGCAGAGGTCAGGCAGCCCACTTCCATCCTAACCCGTCAGCTGTTCTGGTTGCCCTCAGCCTCTGGTCCATGGTTGACTGGCAAGGGGAGGGGCCTAAGATAGTAAGTAAAGAGAAAGCAGGCAGTGTGGCAGAGCCAGAGTGCCCAGCCACGAAGCACCGTGATCTCTGAAACAGAGGCACCTGTGCTGAAATAAAGCACATGTGTACCATGCGCAAGACCCTGGcaccagtaaaaataaataaggatcCCTTCCTATGAGGAACCTGTCCCTATCCCTGAGATGGACACTGAGGAGGAGTCCTGGGAATCTCCAGCCTTGAGTGTCATCACTCAGGTCTATAAGCCCCTTAGAAGATTCTTCTAAGGAACTTTCACTTCCCATGTGATCCCTTCAGCTGACGGTCTTGGAATGGATTGTCCTTGGAGTGCTCCTCAGCCCTGGCTCCAAAGCCCACTTAGTCCTCTGGTTGCTGCCAGCCTGCATCAGCTGGGTCGCACTGCCAGCTCTCCCAGGTCTCCTCTAGAAATTTAGGGGTGCTAGGCCAGTCTCGGGAGCCTTAACTTCTCAGGGTTCAGTAGGAGACTGGGAAGGTTGTGAGTATATGTTGGGGTCACTCATCTCTTGCTGTCCTATCTATATACCACTTTGCCCCTCATTCTCATTCCCCCAGGTTTTTGCCACTCAGAATAGATCGATGTTGGTCTTAGAGGGCCATTGTGTTTTATTGGGGTTCTTGCCCCCAAGATTTTGAGTCCAAAAAGGTAGTGATACATATGGTCGGCAGCCACCTTTGTCCTATCCCAGCTCCATTGCCAGCCTGCTGTGTGATTCCGGGCTGGGCCTAGCTCCTCTTCCTGTGCAAGCAGACCAGCCCCTACCCCATTCCTGGAGGCAGCTGTGAGGAAGAGAAGACCCCCGAGGAGCTGAGTTTTAGGGTCATGGAGGAGAGGATGCTGCTGTAGGGATGCCCTGTCAAAGCAAGGCTTCTGGTTTTCTCTCTCATGCCTGTCCCAGTGCTGGTGGCCTGAGGTGAGCTGCCAGGACAGGCACAGAGGGCTGACAGCGCGGAGACTGGAGGCAGGTGCCCTCCTAGCCACCCCTAGGAAAGGGAGCAGATACCCAGGACTGCATCAATACCCGTTCTAGGACAAAGCTCTGCCTGTCTGTTCACCAGCCACTGGCGAGCCTGGGGGCTGCAGCCTGCACAAGAGGACGCATCTGAGGGGCTCAGCCTCTTGTTGCCAGGTGTCACCTTTGCTGCTGGAGGCCTGGATGACCTCCCTCAGGAGAGGGCCCTGGCTTCTCCTGGGCATCGTTCCTAAAGCACTTGAGGTCACCGCCATGGCCACAGAACTCCTCCatctatggaagaggaaagagccAGAGCTGCATACCTTGCACAAGGTCACCCAGCTGGAGCCTTGGGGACACTGAAGTCAGAACATCCTGGCTTCGGGTGCTGCCCACTCCAAGGCAGCCAGCAGGGCTTGccaaaaagggagaggaagagaaggaccaACTTAGACCCTGGGGTACCTCAGCACTGAGCAGCTTTGTGACCTTGTTTTATTTAAGCCCCCAGCGTTCAACGTCAAGGAAGCAAGGAGCCAGCCAACCAGTCCCTTCAGGGTTTCAgcaccctcattcccccttccccttcccacttccctcACTCACCTTGACCTTCCTGTCGTCGGCAGTGGTCTCATCAAACTCCACCCCCAGCTGAAAGCTGACTTCCAGGTTCTTGAAGGTGCTGTGTGTTTTTATGGTGATAATGTCCCCATTCTTCTCGATGATTGTGGTAGGTTTGGTCATGCTCGCTACCTGCCTGGTAGCAAAGCCCACACctgtgggtggggaagggaaggttAAGGAGTATAAGAGCTGGGGCAGGGAGGCACTGTACAAAAACTGCTGAGCCTCATGCTTTCTGGGCAggctctctgctacttgagccacacccttttTTGCTTTGGTCACTTTTCAGGTAAAGTGTCAAGTTTTTGTCCAGGGTCAACCTCAGactctgatcctcctgcctttacatcccagtagctgggatcataggagTGAACAACCACACCTAGCTTATTTGATGAGATGGGATCTtacattttgcctaggctggtctgaaTCTGAGCCTCCCTCCCCAtagtctctgcctccagagtagctgggattacaggtatgtgcatCCAGTCCCACTGGGAGCCTTTGGGTGGCTATTTGATTTATTCAGTCTCCCTCAGTTCTGTGTGCCCAGTACACAGATGGGAGACAGGCCTGCCACATCAAGTTAGTAAAAGAGCTGAGATGAGAATAAAGTACTACTTTGgatggtacccccccccccccaaatacctGGCTCAGACCTTCCTGTACCCTTGAAAGCCTGATGCTTCTGCTTTACAGATGTAAGCGCTGAGCTGGATGCAAGCCCAGGTTATAAATCAGACTGAAGCCTTGGGCTGTTTGGCTCCAGAGCCCATTTAACTGCCCAGCCATGCCATGACCTGAGGCGGAGCACCAGGCACCTGGACAGCTCCACCTGTGGGCTGGAGCAAGGATAAGCCGAGCTCTGTCCTAGGCCGAGGTGAGGCCAGCTCTCAGAAGGTACCTGACCACAGTGCTTGCTGCGAGGTGCACTGAACATGCTCCCCATGGTTGTACTTAGTGCTGGGACAAGCCCTGAGAGTAGGCtttgttggtttttggttttggttgttttttttttgccagtcctggggcttgaactcggggcctgagcactgtccctggcttctttttgctcaaggctagcactctaccacttgagccacagcaccacttctggcttttttctatatatgtggtgctgaggaatcaaacccagggcttcacgtatgagatgagcactttaccattaggccatattcctagcccgagAGTAGGCTTTATGACTCAGTTAACAAATGATGCTTACTGAGCAAGGTGTCTGTCCAAGATAGGCGTGACTGACCCAGATTCTCAGTGTCCACTTATTCACACATGCCATCGGGCCCAGCCTGCATTCAGCCCAGGTGCCAAGGTCGAACACTGGGTTTAGGGCCAGAGGGGCTTCCCCTGCTGCTGTGCTGATGCAGCCCACTGGCCT
Encoded here:
- the Fabp3 gene encoding fatty acid-binding protein, heart — encoded protein: MVDAFVGTWKLVDSKNFDDYLKSLGVGFATRQVASMTKPTTIIEKNGDIITIKTHSTFKNLEVSFQLGVEFDETTADDRKVKSIVTLDGGKLIHVQKWDGQETTLVRELSDGKLILTLTHGSAVSVRTYEKEA